The proteins below come from a single Serratia ficaria genomic window:
- a CDS encoding S24 family peptidase: METKEIRRNNLRELMARYARQGVNQNEFAALVESSAPTLSQIIGEKSSRNLGDNLARRIEARLDLPKGWFDVFHEKQLTRPFDNVAAESDFQPARLKPVVWEDTEQDKEEFVEIPLLDIDFSAGDGCYEIVDREEFSLIFRRYYLHKMGVAVNAARIIRISGSSMEPRLQDGDVVGINTDDTRIREGKTYAIRHGNLLRVKILIEQPDGGVVIRSLNREEYQDEHLSYQQRKEQLVVLGRVFWSSSSW; encoded by the coding sequence GCTACGCCCGGCAAGGCGTCAACCAGAACGAGTTCGCCGCCCTGGTTGAATCCTCTGCGCCCACGCTGAGCCAAATCATCGGTGAAAAATCCTCCCGCAATCTTGGCGACAACCTCGCCAGGCGGATAGAGGCCAGGCTGGATCTGCCCAAAGGCTGGTTTGACGTGTTTCATGAAAAGCAGCTGACCCGTCCGTTCGACAACGTGGCGGCAGAATCCGACTTTCAACCCGCCCGCCTGAAACCGGTGGTGTGGGAGGACACCGAACAGGACAAGGAAGAGTTCGTGGAGATCCCGCTGCTGGATATCGATTTTTCCGCCGGCGACGGCTGCTATGAAATCGTCGATCGCGAAGAGTTTTCGCTGATCTTCCGCCGCTACTATCTGCACAAGATGGGGGTGGCGGTGAACGCGGCGCGGATTATCCGCATCTCGGGCTCCAGCATGGAGCCGCGCCTGCAGGATGGCGACGTGGTGGGCATCAATACCGACGACACCCGCATTCGCGAAGGCAAGACCTACGCGATACGCCACGGCAACCTGCTGCGGGTGAAAATTTTGATCGAGCAGCCCGACGGCGGCGTCGTCATCCGCTCGCTCAACCGGGAAGAATATCAGGACGAGCACCTCAGCTACCAGCAGCGCAAAGAGCAGCTGGTGGTGCTGGGGCGGGTGTTCTGGTCTTCGTCGTCCTGGTGA
- a CDS encoding SDR family oxidoreductase, which translates to MKTLLLTGATGFLGGAVLEKLLNENQNINCLLLVRAEDAPRGLARIKANMEKFNVAANLLSKITKENILLGDLSEPEAFLSDSRIDNVTHVINCAAVASFGNNPLIWKVNVEGTLAFAERMAQVKGLQRFLHVGTAMSCAPEPGSLVAESGEFEEGAEHLVEYTRSKSTIEQLMRQRCPQLPLVIARPSIVVGHTRLGCQPSSSIFWVFSMALMLRKFMCSLQDNIDVIPADYCADALVMLMNSGPLENDVYHISAGEGSSVSFADIDRAMAAALEKAPVGDAYAQVNYDALVKMRRQLKDIFGPCNERLMLKAMRLYGSFAMLNVRFSNEKILKLGMPKPPRFTDYIHSCVQSTRGLTIQQQMVVDFK; encoded by the coding sequence ATGAAAACGCTGCTGTTGACTGGCGCTACCGGCTTTCTCGGTGGTGCGGTTCTTGAGAAGTTACTGAATGAAAATCAAAACATTAACTGCCTGTTGTTAGTGCGTGCAGAGGATGCGCCGCGGGGGTTGGCGCGTATAAAAGCCAATATGGAAAAATTTAATGTCGCCGCCAATCTATTATCTAAAATAACGAAAGAAAATATATTGTTGGGCGACTTATCCGAGCCGGAAGCTTTTTTATCTGACTCGCGTATCGATAATGTCACGCACGTTATCAATTGTGCGGCGGTTGCGTCATTCGGCAATAACCCGCTCATTTGGAAAGTGAATGTGGAGGGCACGCTGGCCTTTGCCGAAAGAATGGCGCAGGTAAAAGGGCTGCAACGTTTCCTGCACGTCGGCACCGCGATGTCCTGTGCGCCTGAGCCGGGTTCGCTGGTGGCGGAAAGCGGCGAGTTTGAAGAGGGCGCCGAGCATCTGGTGGAGTACACCCGTTCCAAATCCACCATTGAGCAGCTGATGCGCCAGCGCTGCCCGCAGCTGCCGCTGGTGATCGCCCGGCCGTCGATTGTGGTGGGCCATACCCGCCTCGGCTGCCAGCCCTCCAGCAGCATTTTTTGGGTGTTCAGCATGGCGCTGATGCTGCGCAAGTTCATGTGCTCGCTGCAGGATAACATCGATGTGATCCCGGCGGATTACTGCGCCGACGCGCTGGTGATGCTGATGAACAGCGGCCCGCTGGAAAACGACGTCTACCATATTTCCGCCGGGGAAGGGAGCAGCGTCAGCTTCGCCGATATCGATCGCGCCATGGCCGCCGCGCTGGAAAAGGCGCCGGTCGGCGATGCTTACGCGCAGGTCAACTATGACGCGCTGGTAAAAATGCGCAGGCAGCTGAAAGATATCTTCGGCCCGTGCAATGAGCGGCTGATGCTGAAAGCGATGCGGCTGTACGGGTCATTCGCCATGCTCAACGTGCGTTTCAGCAATGAGAAGATACTCAAGCTGGGCATGCCGAAGCCGCCGCGCTTTACCGACTACATCCACAGCTGCGTGCAGTCGACCCGCGGCCTGACGATCCAGCAGCAGATGGTGGTGGACTTCAAGTAA
- a CDS encoding DNA polymerase III subunit theta: MTRKLDSLPQAEREKIEADLLAISVIYNERYGIASTQADAEQQVPEHLRAYFFQRLNYYRGA; encoded by the coding sequence ATGACTCGAAAGCTGGATAGCTTGCCCCAGGCGGAACGTGAAAAAATCGAAGCCGACTTATTGGCCATCAGCGTTATCTATAACGAACGCTACGGCATCGCCTCCACTCAGGCCGATGCGGAACAACAGGTGCCCGAACACCTGCGCGCCTATTTTTTTCAGCGTCTGAATTACTACCGCGGTGCGTAA